CTTCAGTAACTACATTCATAATTTGAGTTGCTTTAAGTTTCCGTCAAGGGCACTCAAATCAGGAGAAAAACCCCTTCTTTTTGTCAAAGATCTTTTCTCCGCGTATCTCAGCGATTTCCCTTAGCTTTTGTTCTTCTTCGGGTTTTAGCTTTTTTGGAATATCAATTTTAACTTCATAATATATATGGCCACGAGCTGCTGATCTGAGTGATGGAAGGCCTTTTTTTGAAAGCTCAATTTGAGATCCTCCTTGAGTTCCCGGTGGAATTTTCAAGGGTTCTTTGCCCTCGAGAGTTTTGACTTCCACTTCGGTTCCGAGGATGGCTTGGCTGTAAGAGATTTTGATTTCTGAATATAAGTTTTGGGCTTCGCGCTCAAAGTTTGCGTGATTTGCTACGCGGATTTCGACATAGAGATCGCCTTGGGGACCGCTTCCGTAACCGCCTTCACCTTCGCCGCTGACTCTGAGGCGAGTTCCGTTATCGACGCCGGCTGGGACTTTGACTTTGAGTTTTCGGCGAGCCATTACGCGGCCTTGACTGTTACAAGATGCGCAGGGCTTTTTGATTTTTTTGCCCGAGCCTCTGCAAGTTGGGCAGGTCGTTGCCATCTGGAAGAACCCTTGGGATCTCACCACCTGACCTCGGCCAGCGCAGGTGCCGCAAGTTTCCATGCCGAACTTGGGATCGGCGCCCGTGCCTGAACAAGGTTTGCAATTGTCTTCTGTTTCGAAGGTGATTTCTTTTTCTATGCCTTCTAGAACATCTTCAAGTTTTACTTCAAGTAAATATCGTAAGTCCGAGCCCCTGCGATTGGAACTCTTTTGACCTTGTCTTTGCTGACCACCGAAGAAGTCGCCAAAGATATCACCAAAACTTTCAAAGATATCGTTGATGTCCGTAAAGCCTTGGCCACCGAAACCACCGCCGCCTCCACCTTGGAAAGCTCGGTGTCCGTAGGTATCGTACTGTTGTCTTTTTTGTGGGTTCGAGAGAATTTCGTAAGCACTTGCCGCTTCTTTGAATTTGTCTTCAGCTTCTTTGTTTCCAGGGTTTTTGTCAGGATGATATTGCATCGCGAGCTTGCGATAAGCTTTCTTAATAACGTCCTGGTCGGCGCTTTTCTCCACGCCTAATACTTCGTAAAAATCTCTCATATGATGCGCCTAATTTGGGGGGTGAC
This genomic window from Bdellovibrionota bacterium contains:
- the dnaJ gene encoding molecular chaperone DnaJ, which gives rise to MRDFYEVLGVEKSADQDVIKKAYRKLAMQYHPDKNPGNKEAEDKFKEAASAYEILSNPQKRQQYDTYGHRAFQGGGGGGFGGQGFTDINDIFESFGDIFGDFFGGQQRQGQKSSNRRGSDLRYLLEVKLEDVLEGIEKEITFETEDNCKPCSGTGADPKFGMETCGTCAGRGQVVRSQGFFQMATTCPTCRGSGKKIKKPCASCNSQGRVMARRKLKVKVPAGVDNGTRLRVSGEGEGGYGSGPQGDLYVEIRVANHANFEREAQNLYSEIKISYSQAILGTEVEVKTLEGKEPLKIPPGTQGGSQIELSKKGLPSLRSAARGHIYYEVKIDIPKKLKPEEEQKLREIAEIRGEKIFDKKKGFFS